A genomic region of Thermostichus vulcanus str. 'Rupite' contains the following coding sequences:
- a CDS encoding transposase, translated as MNQVLTISCKLKVSKSQATKLDATLEAFGQALNWVNQNTPEKIVNAVKLQSLCYYQIRNRFGLSSNLAQQVCRRVAGSRKVAKQKNRPVKAFKAGFVTYDARIFSFREKDWTVALTTVEGRERFGLAIGNYQRGMLRGSNPKSATLVKRQDGSYYIQIGLESEPPKPHPDQSYRKGKQFQCGHCGWYGDADFNGAKNIRAPHRWRDQAIGALVNRPGGSWLSCQITGGLLKACALPARVSVG; from the coding sequence GCCACAAAACTGGATGCAACCCTGGAGGCTTTTGGGCAAGCGCTGAACTGGGTGAACCAGAACACGCCGGAAAAGATCGTCAACGCCGTCAAGCTCCAATCCCTTTGCTATTACCAGATTCGCAACCGCTTTGGCTTGTCGAGCAACTTGGCTCAACAGGTGTGTCGTCGAGTGGCGGGCTCTCGCAAGGTTGCTAAACAAAAGAATCGCCCAGTCAAAGCGTTCAAAGCTGGCTTTGTCACCTACGACGCTCGGATTTTCTCGTTTCGGGAGAAGGACTGGACGGTTGCCTTGACAACCGTGGAGGGACGTGAGCGGTTTGGGTTGGCCATCGGCAACTACCAGCGGGGGATGCTCAGAGGTTCTAACCCCAAGTCTGCCACCTTGGTGAAGCGCCAGGATGGTTCCTACTACATCCAAATTGGTCTGGAATCGGAGCCACCTAAGCCGCATCCCGACCAGTCGTACCGGAAGGGTAAGCAGTTCCAGTGTGGGCATTGTGGTTGGTATGGGGATGCAGACTTTAACGGAGCCAAGAATATTCGTGCTCCGCACCGCTGGCGCGACCAAGCAATCGGGGCGCTCGTAAACCGTCCTGGAGGTTCCTGGTTATCTTGCCAGATAACTGGAGGGCTACTGAAAGCCTGCGCTCTACCCGCTAGGGTCAGCGTCGGGTAG